The Candidatus Saccharimonadales bacterium DNA segment CTTATCCGTGGCAAAAATAGACGCGATACTATTTCAAAAAACTGGCAATATTGGGGAAGTGGCGGTGTCTTCACGGCACACTTCATGTTTGAATTCGGCGTCGCGTCAACAATCGCGCCATTGAAGTTTGAAGAAGATTGTATTCATAACGATGATATCGTACAGCTAAACGAGCGCGGGTTCGAAACGCTTTTTCTTGAAGCCGTTCATAAAATCGATGATTTGAAAATGTACGATGAATTTGGCTATAAGGGATGGACCAGACAGCTTGCAAATCGCACCCGCCGAGTTTTAGTACCAGAAATGATCAGGCTGGTTGTGCTTGGCTGGTATCAGGCAGCCCTTTTGGCGGATAAAAAATAGATGAACATCAGGATTATCAGCGGCAAGTTTGGTGGCCGCAAGATCGAAGCCCCTGATAATACGCGCACGCATCCTATGGGCGAGCGTATTCGTAACGCAATGTTTAATAGTATCGGTAGTGAAGTCGTCGGTACGGAAGTCCTGGACGCATTTGCCGGCACGGGCTCGATCGGGCTAGAGGCGTTAAGCCGCGGTGCTAAATCGGCGACGTTTATTGAACGTGATACTATTGCTGCTAAAATTTTAGCAAAAAACGTGACAACACTTGCCGCCGAAGACCAAGTGACAATTATTCGCACGAGCGTTTTAAATTGGATTGAAAATAGCAATCCGGAGCAATTTGATCTGATCTTTGCAGATCCTCCGTATGATGATCCACAGTTTTCCACAGGCTTGCGTTTACTAGGACTATTAAAACCAGGTGGACTTATGATATTATCACATCCAGGTGGAAGTGAGGTTCCGACCAAACCAGGAGTTGTTGTGGTGGACAATCGTAGTTATGGGAACGCAAACCTCACTTTCTACCGCCGAGATGACGCTTAAAGCGTCTTTTTTATTTAGTCTAATCTTTTATAAAAAAGCAGCCCCCGAAATTTCTTCCGGGGGA contains these protein-coding regions:
- the rsmD gene encoding 16S rRNA (guanine(966)-N(2))-methyltransferase RsmD — translated: MNIRIISGKFGGRKIEAPDNTRTHPMGERIRNAMFNSIGSEVVGTEVLDAFAGTGSIGLEALSRGAKSATFIERDTIAAKILAKNVTTLAAEDQVTIIRTSVLNWIENSNPEQFDLIFADPPYDDPQFSTGLRLLGLLKPGGLMILSHPGGSEVPTKPGVVVVDNRSYGNANLTFYRRDDA